Genomic segment of Enterobacteriaceae endosymbiont of Neohaemonia nigricornis:
ACATAATGGTTGTGGTAAATCAACATTATTAATGTTATTAACTAGAGCCTGGGAACCAATCTCAGGTAATATTTATATAAATAACTATAATTTAAATACTATTAATTTATCAATATTACGTAAAATAATTAGTGTAATACCACAAAAAACTGAAATATTAAATGATACATTAAAAAATAATTTATTATTAAATAACCAAAAAAAAAATATTAGTAATGATTTTTTAGTAAAAATATTATATTTAGTGGGATTAGATAAATTAATATTGAATAAACAACATTTAAATATACAATTAGGAGAAAATCAACGATTATTATCTGGTGGTGAATTAAAAAAATTAGCGCTAGCAAGAGCAATTATACATAATGGACATATAATTTTACTAGATGAACCTACAGTAGGATTAGATAAAAAAACATCGAAAAAAATTTTACAGTTAATTTTTTCAGTATTTAAAAAAAAAATAATAATCATTGTAACACATGATATAGCAATTTTAAAAAGAATGAAGTATATTTATGTAATGGATAATGGTTCCATAATAGAAAAAGGAAGTCATATTACATTAATTAATAAAAAACAACATTATTGGAATTATATACATACTTTATTATAAAGGATTTCATATGTCTAAAGAAGGTAATATTGAAATGCAAGGCATAGTTGTAAATACTTTGCCTAATACTGTTTTTCATGTTAAGCTTGAAAATGGTCATATAGTCACAGCACATATTTCTGGTAAAATGAGAAAAAATTATATTCGTATATTAACAGGGGATAAGGTAACAGTTGAACTTACACCATATGATTTAGGTAAAGGTAGAATAATTTTTCGTAGTCGTTAATATTATATTAATTATTAATTAAAAAATTATATATGTTAATTTTTATATAAATACTATATTTAATAGTGTATTTTATATATTTTGTAAAAATCGTTGTGCATCAAGTGATGCCATACATCCTGCTGCTGAAGAAATAATAGCTTGTTTATAAATATTATTTGTAACATCGCCAGCTGCAAAAACCCCAGGAATATTAGTTTTTGTATGATTCGTAGTAATAATATATCCATTACTATCAAGCTTTATTTGATCTTTAAATAAATAAGTATTAGGATAACTACCTATCAGTATAAAAATACCACTTACTTTTATTACAACATTACTTAGTGTATTTATTTGATTAATTTTAATTTTTGTTACACCAAAATTTTCATGCCCTAAAATATCTTTTACTATATAAGGTTGGTGTAAAATAATATTTTTATGTAAACTAAGTTTTATAATCTTATTAATTAATATTTTATCTGCTCTAAATGTTGTTTGTCTATGTATAATATGTACTTCTGATGCAATATTAGATAAATATATTGCTTCTTCTAATGCAGAATTGCCCCCGCCAATAATAGCAACTTTTTTATTACGATATAAGTTACCATCACAAATAGCACATGTAGAAATACCTTTACCTAAAAATTTTTTTTCAGAAGATAATCCTAAATATTTTGGTGATGATCCAGTTGCAATAATAAGACTATTACAAATATATTTATTTGTTTCTCCTTGTAAAATAAATGGTTTTTGTTTTAAATCTGCTTGTATTATTGTATCTTTTATAATATTAGTTTTATAAAATATAGCATGATTATATAAATTATCCATTAATTGCATTCCAGTAATACTAGGATAATTTCCAGGCCAATTTTCTACACTAATAGTTTGTGTTAATTGTCCTCCAATATTATTACCTGTAATTAATATAAAATTTAAATTTGCACGTGCAGCATATATAGCTGCTGTATATCCTGCAGGTCCTGACCCTAAAATGATTAACGTTGTTTTTTTTTGCATAATTAAAATTATTTTAAAAATATTATATAATTTTTATTATATACAAATATATCATTTTTTATATTTATAATATACAATTTGTAATATTTTATTAAAAACAGGTATTATAAATATGTTAGATCCACATTTATTAAGAAATAATACTGATATGATATCTAAAATATTAGAACAAAGAAATTTTATCTTAGATGTTAATTGTATAAAAAAATATGAGACAAAACGTAAATTATTACAAAAACAAATAGAAATATTATATGCTAAAAAAAAGTATTATATGACTTTATTTAAACAATCTGATATTACGCATCATAATCAGATTAAAGATAATATTAAATTAATTAATTATAAGTTATCTAGTACAAAAACTAAATTATCTGATCTAATACTACGTATTAGTAATATATATAATATGATACCAAATATACCTTTAAATGATGTTCCAATTGGTAGATCTTCTAAAGATAACAAAGAAATATTAAAGTGGGGTAAAAAAAAAAAATATGATTTTCATATTCTTGATCATATTGAATTGGGAATATTAAATAATGGTATGGATTTAAAGGCTGGTGTTAATTTAAGTGGTTCTAAATTTATAGTATTGAAAGGATTTATTGCTTATTTACATAGAATTTTAATCCAATTTATGTTAGATATACATATTAATAAACATCAATATCAAGAATTTTATATACCTTATATTGTAAAAAATGAAATGTTATATGGAACAGGACAATTACCAAAATTTAGTAATGATTTATATGCTATTAAGAATAATGATGATTTAAGTAAACATTTCCTAATACCTACAGCTGAAGTTCCCTTAACAAATTTATTTGCTAATAAAATTATAATAGAAAAACAATTACCAATTAAATTAGTTGCACATAGTCCTTGTTTTCGTGTAGAAGCTGGCACGTATGGGAAATATAATAGAGGATTAATAAGAACACATCAATTTGAAAAAGTAGAAATAGTACAATTTGTACAACCACAATATTCTTTAAAAACTTTAGAAATAATGACAAATCATGCAGAACAAATATTACAATTACTTAAATTACCATATAGAAAATTATTATTATGTACTGGTGATATGAGTTTTGCATCTAGTAAAACTTATGATTTAGAAGTATGGTTACCATCTCAAAAAAAATATTGTGAAATTGCTTCATGTTCTAATATGGGAGATTTTCAAGCTAGAAGAATGAAAACAAGATATAAAATTCAAAAAGATAATTCTATTAATTATATACATACTTTAAATGCTTCAGGACTTGCTATTGGTAGAACATTAGCCGCTATTATGGAAAATTATCAATTAAAGGATGGAACAATTCAAATTCCTAAAATATTACATAATTATACAAACGGTTTAAAAGTTATTAAAGGATTTTAATAATAAAATTATACGTTTTGTTCAAATAATGTCTGTATAGAATGATATAAATGTGTAGTTTTAAATAAATTAGTAGGAACTACAAAGATTGTATCATCACCAGCTATTGTACCTAATATACCTTCAGATTTTCCTAAAGAATCTAATAAACGAGCAATTAATTGTGCAGCTCCTGGACTAGTATGTATAATAATAAGCATATCATTATAATCAATATCTAAGACTAAATTTTTTAATGGGCTAGTAGTATTAGGATAACTTAATTCTAAAGGAAAACAATACACCATTTTCATTTTAGTATTTCTTGTTCTAACAGCACCAAACTTTGTTAACATTCTAGAAACTTTAGATTGATTAATATTATTAAAACCTTCCTGATGTAAAGCATTTACAATTTCTGTTTGTGTACTAAATGTTTCTTGTTTTATTAATTTTTTAAAAATTTTAACTAGATTTGTGTCTTTTTTTTTTGAAGAAAAAATATGCATATAATCACCAACAAAATAAAAAAACAGTATTATAAATAATATTCAGAATCTTAATATATAATATTTATTATACATTATCACAATTGTAAATTACACCACTTATATTTTATAATGATATAATAAAAATATTATTATGTCAATAAATTATATATTTTTTATTAAAATTTTATAGTTATTATATTCTTACTTTAAAAGATATATTGCTTTTCTTTTTCATGTTTAGTAATATGTCAATAAATATTAATACATATATTTTATCATATTTTTATAAATATAATTAATTATGGATAAAATTTTATAATGTGTAATTTAATTAATATAAAAAATAATCATCAATGGTATTTAATTAATGCTAAAGATAGAATCTTAGGTAGATTATCTACTAAGATAGTATATTATTTACAAGGTAAGCATAAAGCTATATATGCTCCTTATTTAGATGTTGGCGATTATGTTATAGTTATTAATGCAAAATATATAAAAATTACAGGTAATAAATATAAAAATAAATTTTATTACAGTCATAGTGGATATGCCGGAGGATTAAAAAAAATTTCTTATGAAAAATTATTAATTTTAAACCCTAAAAAAATTATACAACATGCAATAAAAGGTATGTTACCTAAAAATAAAATTAGTAATGTATTTTTTAAACGCTTAAAAATTTATTCTGAAAATATACATAAACATATTGCACAACAACCAAATATTATAAATATATAATATGGAATTATTATAATGATAACAACTGTTCAATATTATGGTACTGGTAGAAGAAAGACATCTTCTTCTAGAGTTTTTATTAAACAAGGCATTGGTAATATTAGCATTAATAAAAAAACGCTAGAAAATTTTTTTTCTAAATTGTCGTATCGTTTTATAGTTATACAACCATTAATATTATTAAATTTGAGAAATAAATTAGATATTTATATTACAGTAAAAGGTGGAGGTAATGTAGGACAAGCTAGTGCTATCAGACATGGTATAACGAGAGCTTTAATAAAATATAATAATGATTTTCGTAAAAATTTAAAAAAAGCAGGTTTTATAACTAGAGATGATAGACAAGTTGAACGTAAAAAAATTGGATTAAAAAAAGCTAGACGTAGTCCACAATTTTCAAAACGTTAAAAAATTATAAATCTATATATCATTATTTAATTTTAAATTATCTGAAAGAGTATTTTTATTAGAGATTTTTGTTAAATTTTTAAATAAAATACTTTATGTTCATACAACATATACTAATAATATATATTTATTTAGAGCAAGTTATGGATAAATTTATTATACGGGGACCTGTAAAACTACAAGGAGAAGTTAAGATTTCTGGTTCTAAAAATTCAGCTTTGCCTATTTTATTTGCTTCTATGTTAGTTAAAAATAAAGTTAGAATTCAAAATATTCCATATATTCAAGATGTTAGCACAACCATTAATTTACTTATACATTTAGGTATAAATATTAAACAAGGCAAAGTATTAATATTAGATGCTAAAAATGTTAATAAATTTTATGCACCAGATTATTTGGTCCAAAATATCAGAGCATCTATTTGGCTTATGAGTACTCTATTAATACGTTTAGGTAAATTTAGTATATCTTTTCCTGGTGGATGTTCTATTGGAACACGTCCAATTGATTTACATATAAAAGGTTTATGTAAATTAGGTGCGATAATTAATATTAAAAATAATACTATTTATGGTTATTTACCAAATAAAATTAAAGGTGCTCATATTATTATGGAAAAAGTTAGTGTAGGTGCAACTATTAATATTATCTTACTTGCAATTTTTGCGGATACAATAACAATCATAGATAACCCAGCTAAAGAACCAGAAATACAAGATGTAGTAAATTTTTTAAATTTCATGGGTGCAAAAATTCAAGGAGTAGGTACACATCGTATTATTATACAAGGTATAACAACATTAAAGGGTACAAAAAAAATATATAAAATTATACCAGATAGAATAGAAACTGGTACTTTTTTAATAGCTGCGGCAATAAATAGAAGTAAAATAATATGTAGAAATACTAATCCAAAACATTTAATAAATGTATTAGAAAAATTAAAACAAACTGGTGCAGACATAAAATATGGAAAAACTTGGTGTAGTTTAGATATGCATGGTAAACGTCCTAAGGCAATTAATATTACTACTGGACCATATCCAAAATTTCCTACAGATATGCAAACACAATTTGTTGTATTAAATAGTATTGCACAAGGTATAAGTAACATAAC
This window contains:
- the rpsI gene encoding 30S ribosomal protein S9, which produces MTTVQYYGTGRRKTSSSRVFIKQGIGNISINKKTLENFFSKLSYRFIVIQPLILLNLRNKLDIYITVKGGGNVGQASAIRHGITRALIKYNNDFRKNLKKAGFITRDDRQVERKKIGLKKARRSPQFSKR
- the serS gene encoding serine--tRNA ligase, translating into MLDPHLLRNNTDMISKILEQRNFILDVNCIKKYETKRKLLQKQIEILYAKKKYYMTLFKQSDITHHNQIKDNIKLINYKLSSTKTKLSDLILRISNIYNMIPNIPLNDVPIGRSSKDNKEILKWGKKKKYDFHILDHIELGILNNGMDLKAGVNLSGSKFIVLKGFIAYLHRILIQFMLDIHINKHQYQEFYIPYIVKNEMLYGTGQLPKFSNDLYAIKNNDDLSKHFLIPTAEVPLTNLFANKIIIEKQLPIKLVAHSPCFRVEAGTYGKYNRGLIRTHQFEKVEIVQFVQPQYSLKTLEIMTNHAEQILQLLKLPYRKLLLCTGDMSFASSKTYDLEVWLPSQKKYCEIASCSNMGDFQARRMKTRYKIQKDNSINYIHTLNASGLAIGRTLAAIMENYQLKDGTIQIPKILHNYTNGLKVIKGF
- the murA gene encoding UDP-N-acetylglucosamine 1-carboxyvinyltransferase; this encodes MDKFIIRGPVKLQGEVKISGSKNSALPILFASMLVKNKVRIQNIPYIQDVSTTINLLIHLGINIKQGKVLILDAKNVNKFYAPDYLVQNIRASIWLMSTLLIRLGKFSISFPGGCSIGTRPIDLHIKGLCKLGAIINIKNNTIYGYLPNKIKGAHIIMEKVSVGATINIILLAIFADTITIIDNPAKEPEIQDVVNFLNFMGAKIQGVGTHRIIIQGITTLKGTKKIYKIIPDRIETGTFLIAAAINRSKIICRNTNPKHLINVLEKLKQTGADIKYGKTWCSLDMHGKRPKAINITTGPYPKFPTDMQTQFVVLNSIAQGISNITETIFENRFLYINELIKMGAKIYLKNQTLTCYGTNNLKSAIVTATDLRSAVSLILAGCISIGVTIINNINYVDRGYENIIKKLSLLGAKIKRIK
- the trxB gene encoding thioredoxin-disulfide reductase is translated as MQKKTTLIILGSGPAGYTAAIYAARANLNFILITGNNIGGQLTQTISVENWPGNYPSITGMQLMDNLYNHAIFYKTNIIKDTIIQADLKQKPFILQGETNKYICNSLIIATGSSPKYLGLSSEKKFLGKGISTCAICDGNLYRNKKVAIIGGGNSALEEAIYLSNIASEVHIIHRQTTFRADKILINKIIKLSLHKNIILHQPYIVKDILGHENFGVTKIKINQINTLSNVVIKVSGIFILIGSYPNTYLFKDQIKLDSNGYIITTNHTKTNIPGVFAAGDVTNNIYKQAIISSAAGCMASLDAQRFLQNI
- the argR gene encoding transcriptional regulator ArgR, which produces MHIFSSKKKDTNLVKIFKKLIKQETFSTQTEIVNALHQEGFNNINQSKVSRMLTKFGAVRTRNTKMKMVYCFPLELSYPNTTSPLKNLVLDIDYNDMLIIIHTSPGAAQLIARLLDSLGKSEGILGTIAGDDTIFVVPTNLFKTTHLYHSIQTLFEQNV
- the infA gene encoding translation initiation factor IF-1 → MSKEGNIEMQGIVVNTLPNTVFHVKLENGHIVTAHISGKMRKNYIRILTGDKVTVELTPYDLGKGRIIFRSR
- the rplM gene encoding 50S ribosomal protein L13 — its product is MCNLINIKNNHQWYLINAKDRILGRLSTKIVYYLQGKHKAIYAPYLDVGDYVIVINAKYIKITGNKYKNKFYYSHSGYAGGLKKISYEKLLILNPKKIIQHAIKGMLPKNKISNVFFKRLKIYSENIHKHIAQQPNIINI